GCCAACCGCCCCCCAATTGATGGAGCGGCGCGGCGTTTGAACGGGTGTTTGGTCAGCCATGTCAGCCCCCTCAGGTATAGTGGATGCGGCGGTCGATCAGCCGGAACTGAAAGATCGTGAGCGCCAGGACAAGGACCATCAGAATGACCGACTGTGCCGACGAACCACCCAGATCGTTGCCACGGAAACCATCCACGTAGACCTTGTAAACCAGGGTCATCGGGTTGTTCCCCGGCTCACCTTTCACAAGGGTGTCGACGATGCCGAAGGTGTCGAACAGCGCATAGGTGATGTTGATGATCAGCAGGAAGAAACCAGTCGGCGCCAGCAGCGGAAACGTGACATCCCAGAACCGGCCTGTGGCGGAGCGATTGTCGATTAGCGCTGCTTCGCGCACAGAACGCGGGATCGACTGAAGCCCGGACAGGAAGAAGATGAAGTTGACCGGGATCTGTTTCCAGACCGAAACCAGGACCATGGCGGCGGCAGTGTCATTGAAGTTCACGCCAAGAACAAAGTCCCAGCCAAAGAAGCCCGCGAGGCGTGTCAAAGGCCCCCAGCTTTGGTCGAACATGATCAAGCCGATAAAGCCCGCAACCGGAGGTGCCACCGCGTAGACCCACATCAGAAGGGTTCGGTAGGTGCGTGCGCCGCGCAGAACATTATCCGCCTTAACCGCCAGCAACAGCGCAATCGCCAACGAGAAGAAGGTCACAAGGACCGTAAAGACTAGAGTGAAAATCGCGACACGGCGATATTCGGAATTGCCAAGTAGATCGGTGTAATTATCCAACCCGACGAAGGTCGAGCCAAACCCAAACGGGTCCTGAAGGTAGAAGGACGACTGGATTGCATGCCAGGCGGGCCAATAGAAGAAAATAGCGATAATGACGAGCTGCGGCATAAGCAACAGGATCGGCATCCACTTGGTCGAGAATCCGGCGCGTTTCACGGTGTGCCTCTTCGTTGGAATGCGTGACGGCCGCAGGGGCTGCGGCCGTCACAAGTAAGGGGAAGCCCCGCGATTAGCCTTGGGTCTTGGCGAAACGGGCCAGCAGGTTGTTGGCTTCGGCTTCGATGGCATTGAACGCGTCTTCAACCGATGTTTCACCAGTCAGGATGCGACCATATTCGCGGTTCATTACGTCGCGGATCTGCACGTAAAAGCCCATGCGATAGCCTTTGGTGTTGTCACCACCGGGCAGCGACAGCTGCTGGATGCCAACCTCGGCAGCAGGGGCACGGTCATAATGGCCGTCCGCTTTCGCCATTTCATAAGCGGCTTCGGTGATCGGCACATACCCGGTCTCTTTGTGCCAGAAATACTGCACCTCAGAAGACGTCAGGAAGTCGAAGAACGCAGCGGTTGCCTTGTTTTCTTCGGCATCATGACCAGCCATCGCGAACAGGGACGCACCACCGATGAAAGTCTGCGTCGGCTCTTTGGTCACACCTTCCCAGTAGGGCAGCATGGTTGCGGAGAAATCAAACGGCAGGTCTTTCTTGCTCAGGCCACCAAAGGAGCCGGAAGAACCGAGCCACATGGCAACCTTGCCTTCTTCAAACGGCGTCTGATTGTCACCCCAGCCCGTGCCGAACCATTCGAAATGGCCCTTTTCCTGCCAGTCGGTCACGGCGGTGAAATGCGCTTTGATCGCGTCATTGTTCACTAGAATCTGAGTGTCGACGCTGTCGTAGCCATTGTTGTTGGTCGCAAACGGCAGGTTGTGGCGGGAATGGAAGTTCTCGGTGAAGATCCAGGGCAGGTGAGATTGCGACAAGGCGGTATAACCAGCCTCTTTCAGCGCGGGCGCGGTCACGGTCTGGAATTCTTCCCAGGTTTTGGGTGCGGTAACACCTGCTTTTTCCAACGCCTGGATATTGTAATACATGATGGGCGTGGAGGAGTTGAACGGCATGCCGATCATCTTGCCATCGCTGTCGGCGTAGAAATAGCGCACGCCAGCGATGTAGTCGTTGATGTCGAAATCAACGCCATTGTCGGCCAGCAGATCCTGAACCGGGATGGTCGCGCCCTTCGCGCCAATCACGGTAGCGGCGCCGGCGTCAAACACCTGCATCACATTGGGTTGCTCACCCGCGCGGAAGGCGGCGATGCCCGCAGTCAGAGTCTCTTCATAGGTGCCCTTGAAAACCGGGGTGATCTTATACTCATCCTGGCTCGCGTTGAAGTCGGATGCGATCTGGTTGACGGTATCACCCAGCGCACCACCCATGGCGTGCCACCAGGTGATTTCAGTTTCGGCAT
The nucleotide sequence above comes from Phaeobacter inhibens DSM 16374. Encoded proteins:
- a CDS encoding extracellular solute-binding protein, yielding MKRIAFTTAATLAFAANAAYAETEITWWHAMGGALGDTVNQIASDFNASQDEYKITPVFKGTYEETLTAGIAAFRAGEQPNVMQVFDAGAATVIGAKGATIPVQDLLADNGVDFDINDYIAGVRYFYADSDGKMIGMPFNSSTPIMYYNIQALEKAGVTAPKTWEEFQTVTAPALKEAGYTALSQSHLPWIFTENFHSRHNLPFATNNNGYDSVDTQILVNNDAIKAHFTAVTDWQEKGHFEWFGTGWGDNQTPFEEGKVAMWLGSSGSFGGLSKKDLPFDFSATMLPYWEGVTKEPTQTFIGGASLFAMAGHDAEENKATAAFFDFLTSSEVQYFWHKETGYVPITEAAYEMAKADGHYDRAPAAEVGIQQLSLPGGDNTKGYRMGFYVQIRDVMNREYGRILTGETSVEDAFNAIEAEANNLLARFAKTQG
- a CDS encoding ABC transporter permease subunit, whose translation is MKRAGFSTKWMPILLLMPQLVIIAIFFYWPAWHAIQSSFYLQDPFGFGSTFVGLDNYTDLLGNSEYRRVAIFTLVFTVLVTFFSLAIALLLAVKADNVLRGARTYRTLLMWVYAVAPPVAGFIGLIMFDQSWGPLTRLAGFFGWDFVLGVNFNDTAAAMVLVSVWKQIPVNFIFFLSGLQSIPRSVREAALIDNRSATGRFWDVTFPLLAPTGFFLLIINITYALFDTFGIVDTLVKGEPGNNPMTLVYKVYVDGFRGNDLGGSSAQSVILMVLVLALTIFQFRLIDRRIHYT